One stretch of Tepidibacter hydrothermalis DNA includes these proteins:
- a CDS encoding response regulator transcription factor: MKKILIVEDEKAIREFIEKSFQISGCTTLCAKDGIEGLEIFKSENGIDMIILDVMLPGIDGFTVCQKIREIDDTTGIIMLTAKSQEEDKINGLTFGADDYIVKPFSPKELIARANSLYRKVSIMKNKTSKQIEREINDGDLKILLDEKIVIKDSKDIKLTNTEFEVVSLLVQNKGKTITRDYMLDKIWGSSYIGSYKTVDVNILRIRKKLDLDSEKYIKTIRGRGYQWKGL; encoded by the coding sequence ATGAAAAAAATACTGATAGTAGAAGATGAAAAAGCGATACGTGAATTTATAGAAAAGAGCTTCCAAATAAGTGGATGCACTACCCTATGTGCAAAAGATGGAATAGAAGGCCTTGAAATATTCAAATCAGAAAATGGAATAGATATGATAATACTAGATGTTATGCTTCCAGGAATAGATGGATTTACTGTATGTCAAAAGATAAGAGAAATAGATGACACAACAGGAATAATAATGTTAACAGCAAAATCACAAGAAGAAGACAAGATAAATGGGCTTACATTTGGAGCGGATGATTATATAGTAAAGCCCTTTAGTCCTAAAGAACTTATAGCAAGAGCCAACTCACTTTATCGTAAGGTTTCTATAATGAAAAATAAGACTTCAAAACAAATAGAGAGAGAAATAAATGATGGAGATTTAAAAATTCTTTTAGATGAAAAAATTGTGATTAAGGATTCTAAAGATATAAAACTTACAAATACTGAATTTGAAGTCGTAAGTCTTTTAGTTCAAAATAAAGGAAAGACCATAACCAGAGATTATATGTTAGATAAAATATGGGGAAGTTCTTATATTGGAAGTTATAAAACTGTAGATGTAAACATACTTAGAATACGAAAAAAGCTAGATTTAGATTCTGAAAAGTATATTAAAACCATAAGAGGAAGAGGTTATCAATGGAAAGGTTTATAA
- a CDS encoding sensor histidine kinase, which produces MERFINSGLKKKWIKNYIFTIVIICIFIQGFYMFFLKDYYYDWAKENVSNRLIAYTNFYNKYLDDNLIMNKGLAKKIVEDFEYKDKLLIEVLDTDGNIIDSSMIVNEDTKLDTKDYIDALNGKLGIYKGRKKTTNEKIIAASSPIYFENQIIGVVRYSTSLRNIDSFLIKKYAQSFAILLLLLSLSFFMSMIFIKTIIKSLKEMSLKAQKMAKGDFDQKIEIKSNDELSQLASTLNHMASQIKENQKLKNEFISSITHDIKTPLTAIIGWTELLVMQENISKQDLNSQVITIQNETLRLKKLVEELLDFSKFEIDKISLNKDNTNLKLLIEESINIFMPRIKKYNIDFSSELDENIDLDIDKNRIKQVLINLIDNSLKYSSKDSKIKIGLKRSDSKIILSIKDNGIGICQEDIKRVKEKFYVVDKSKGGSGLGLSISEKIMQLHNGQLQIKSEFQKGTEVILIFPSKTLA; this is translated from the coding sequence ATGGAAAGGTTTATAAATAGTGGTCTTAAAAAGAAATGGATAAAAAATTATATATTTACTATTGTTATAATTTGTATTTTTATTCAGGGGTTCTATATGTTTTTTTTGAAAGACTACTACTATGATTGGGCGAAAGAAAATGTATCAAATAGATTAATAGCATATACGAATTTTTACAATAAATACTTAGATGACAATCTTATTATGAATAAAGGTCTTGCAAAAAAAATAGTAGAAGACTTTGAATATAAAGATAAGCTGTTAATAGAGGTCTTAGATACAGATGGAAACATAATAGACTCATCTATGATAGTGAATGAAGACACAAAACTAGATACTAAGGATTATATAGATGCCCTAAATGGAAAACTTGGAATTTATAAGGGGAGAAAGAAAACTACAAATGAAAAAATAATTGCAGCATCTTCTCCTATCTATTTTGAAAATCAAATAATTGGAGTTGTAAGGTACTCAACAAGTTTAAGAAATATAGATTCATTCTTAATAAAAAAATATGCTCAAAGTTTTGCAATATTGTTACTTCTGTTGTCACTATCGTTTTTTATGAGCATGATATTTATAAAGACTATAATAAAATCTTTAAAAGAGATGTCTTTGAAAGCTCAAAAAATGGCAAAGGGAGATTTTGATCAAAAAATTGAAATAAAGTCAAATGATGAACTCTCACAACTTGCGAGTACATTAAACCATATGGCATCTCAGATAAAAGAAAATCAAAAACTTAAAAATGAGTTCATATCGTCAATAACCCATGATATAAAGACTCCACTTACAGCTATAATAGGTTGGACAGAGCTTCTTGTAATGCAAGAAAACATATCAAAACAAGATCTAAATTCTCAGGTTATAACAATACAAAATGAAACTTTAAGATTAAAAAAACTTGTAGAAGAGCTTTTGGATTTTTCAAAGTTTGAAATAGATAAGATAAGCTTAAACAAAGATAACACCAATTTAAAGTTACTTATAGAAGAATCTATAAATATATTTATGCCTAGGATAAAAAAATACAATATAGATTTTAGTAGTGAATTAGATGAAAATATAGATTTGGATATAGATAAAAATAGAATCAAACAAGTACTTATAAATCTAATAGATAATTCACTTAAGTATTCATCAAAAGATTCTAAAATAAAAATAGGATTAAAAAGATCGGATTCTAAAATTATATTATCAATAAAGGATAATGGAATAGGAATCTGTCAAGAAGATATAAAAAGAGTAAAAGAGAAGTTTTATGTTGTAGATAAGTCAAAAGGAGGAAGTGGACTGGGGCTCTCTATTTCAGAAAAAATAATGCAACTTCATAATGGTCAACTTCAAATAAAAAGTGAATTTCAAAAGGGAACAGAAGTTATTTTAATATTCCCATCTAAAACTCTAGCCTAA
- a CDS encoding YiiG family protein, whose amino-acid sequence MFKKNVSYILICVIMCTLLSACSVSDTLQGSSSKIDTEKYNSYITLSNYMTGWLDQGLTMYFKEFGIEEQIKIDKNFDSFQTMPILQGHKDDVEACIEYASKKPSFGAADDSVKALCPKLKELMNTLNEIQNYYSTKSFVDDDFAKGKELHKKIYTQYNEYVALAETFFSELSVITEQKNKEDLESLKKSDYMIRYHAMSIVMRAQDIQMAFYEAKVNDSNILDFDVNKYKEKYDLLTEDINKFMEYSKDDERLKKEGLEANPFIGNFESDVERMKVTATDIMEILKTKDTSINSDTKGKVTTGGRNAPLNTFNTKLSSVINSYNNMN is encoded by the coding sequence ATGTTTAAAAAAAATGTATCATATATTTTGATTTGTGTGATTATGTGTACTCTTTTAAGTGCTTGTAGTGTTTCTGACACTTTACAAGGATCTAGTTCAAAAATTGATACTGAAAAGTACAATTCTTATATAACTTTAAGTAATTATATGACTGGATGGTTAGATCAAGGTCTAACTATGTACTTTAAAGAGTTTGGAATTGAAGAGCAAATTAAAATTGACAAAAATTTTGATAGTTTTCAAACAATGCCTATTCTACAAGGTCATAAAGATGACGTAGAAGCATGTATTGAATATGCTTCAAAGAAGCCTTCTTTTGGTGCTGCAGATGATTCTGTAAAGGCTTTATGTCCAAAACTTAAAGAATTGATGAACACTTTAAATGAAATACAAAATTATTATAGTACAAAATCTTTTGTAGATGATGATTTTGCTAAGGGAAAAGAATTACATAAAAAAATATACACTCAATATAATGAATATGTTGCCTTAGCTGAAACATTTTTCTCTGAGCTTAGTGTTATAACAGAACAAAAAAATAAGGAAGATTTAGAGAGTTTAAAGAAAAGTGATTATATGATAAGATATCATGCTATGAGTATTGTAATGAGAGCACAAGATATACAAATGGCATTTTATGAAGCGAAAGTTAATGATAGCAATATTCTAGATTTTGATGTTAATAAATATAAAGAAAAATATGATCTGTTAACAGAAGATATTAATAAGTTTATGGAGTATTCAAAGGATGATGAAAGATTAAAAAAAGAAGGTTTAGAAGCTAATCCATTTATAGGAAACTTCGAGAGTGATGTTGAAAGAATGAAGGTTACAGCTACAGACATTATGGAAATTTTAAAGACAAAGGATACAAGTATAAATAGTGACACAAAAGGAAAAGTAACAACTGGAGGAAGAAATGCTCCTTTAAACACTTTTAACACAAAACTTTCTTCTGTAATTAATTCTTATAACAATATGAATTAA
- a CDS encoding YiiG family protein: MIKRNLFIIMIFTIVCSLLTSCGSIEDAYNNINEEISEKKNSISNDSESLENQKYTAYISLNNFITRNLEKSLDYYFDKFGDTEEIKVDKNSNLQNGILLQLNKKELEENLKYASKNPSLDKIDKCVKELDPKLKELIDLIDEADSYYKLKSYMDDDFVKGKSLHKKICLQYNEVKPLAKKFSSEFESAFLKKSNKDLENFKKNDYMIRYYALSVILRAKDLETELNDQGITCENVSDLDVDKFKEKYNLLVEDTNKFLDYSKDAERIKKEKLDPNFEYANVFKYRITDVKAAATDILIRSQKENKNNISKDGTPENYTDTIKDAVSEYIKIE, translated from the coding sequence GTGATAAAAAGAAATCTTTTCATTATAATGATATTCACAATTGTTTGTAGTTTATTGACTTCGTGTGGATCTATTGAAGATGCATATAACAATATCAATGAAGAAATATCTGAAAAAAAGAACTCTATATCAAATGACTCAGAGTCTTTAGAAAACCAAAAATATACTGCTTATATTTCTCTAAATAATTTTATTACACGAAATTTAGAAAAATCTTTGGACTATTATTTTGATAAGTTTGGAGATACTGAGGAAATTAAAGTTGATAAAAATTCTAATCTTCAAAATGGTATTCTTTTGCAATTAAATAAGAAAGAGTTAGAGGAAAACTTAAAATATGCTTCAAAGAATCCTTCTCTTGACAAAATTGATAAATGTGTAAAAGAATTGGATCCAAAGTTAAAAGAACTGATAGATTTGATAGATGAAGCTGATTCATATTATAAATTGAAATCTTATATGGATGATGATTTTGTTAAAGGTAAATCATTACATAAGAAAATATGTTTACAATATAATGAAGTCAAACCTTTAGCTAAAAAATTCTCATCTGAATTTGAGAGTGCTTTTTTGAAAAAAAGTAATAAGGATTTAGAAAACTTTAAGAAAAATGATTATATGATAAGATATTATGCTTTGAGCGTTATATTAAGAGCTAAGGATTTGGAGACTGAACTTAACGATCAAGGTATTACTTGTGAAAACGTATCGGATTTGGATGTTGATAAATTTAAAGAAAAATATAATTTGCTAGTTGAAGACACTAATAAATTTCTTGATTACTCAAAAGACGCAGAGAGAATCAAGAAAGAAAAGCTTGATCCAAATTTTGAATATGCAAATGTATTTAAGTATCGTATAACAGATGTTAAGGCAGCAGCTACTGATATTTTAATAAGATCACAGAAAGAAAACAAAAATAATATTAGCAAAGATGGAACTCCAGAAAATTATACTGATACAATTAAAGATGCAGTTTCTGAGTATATAAAAATAGAGTAG
- a CDS encoding methyl-accepting chemotaxis protein — translation MKSIKIRLITIFTLILLISSGLLGVLAIRNSSKALLTKNEETLLNTAIEGSKYVQARINTQKLYIETIAQNPIITSQDVSWEAKVNFLEEEAKRTGYTRFAFADTKGQAIMFDYSKTMINIKDRKYYKDALSGKTSFSDIIVSKLGDGAILIFATPVKQNGETIGVFYGWRDGLALSQIVKDIKYGEHGYAYIINREGIITGHKDTELVIKRSNPIEDAKDNPDLGEFAKIIEERMIKGESGVDKYLYEGKVRMMGFAPIKDSPWVIAVAVEKDEVLAGVNRLRDGLGVITIIIILVGIVITYFASGMIADPIKILSQIIDQLSKYNLTVDKESKAFTYLKRKDEIGLIANSLLIMQTNLVHIIKDISDKSEQVSSSSEELNATSEQSSIAAHEVARTIEEIAHGASEQAKNTEDGAVHINQLGKLIEKDQKHVINLNASADEVSTLKDEGLKALNDLVENTKINNKAAKDVNDIIINTNDSAEKIEKASQMIKSIADQTNLLALNAAIEAARAGESGKGFAVVADEIRKLAEQSNAFTDEIATVIQDLISKTVHAVNTMNEVGKIVESQANIVEVTNQKFEGIATSIENMKKVLNLINESGNEMEAKKDQIIQIIDNLSAISDENAAGTEEVSASVEEQTASMNQISNASETLAKLAEEMQSSVSKFKL, via the coding sequence ATGAAATCTATAAAAATCAGGTTGATTACTATTTTTACATTAATACTATTGATATCATCAGGATTATTAGGTGTTCTAGCTATAAGAAATTCTTCAAAAGCACTTCTTACAAAAAATGAAGAAACACTATTAAATACTGCTATTGAGGGAAGTAAATATGTTCAAGCTCGTATTAATACTCAAAAACTATATATAGAAACTATTGCACAAAATCCAATTATAACCAGCCAAGATGTTTCATGGGAAGCAAAAGTAAACTTTTTAGAAGAAGAAGCTAAGAGAACTGGATATACTAGGTTTGCGTTTGCAGATACTAAAGGACAAGCTATAATGTTTGACTATAGTAAAACTATGATAAATATTAAGGATAGAAAATATTATAAAGATGCATTATCTGGAAAAACATCTTTTTCAGACATAATAGTTAGCAAATTAGGTGATGGAGCGATTCTTATATTTGCAACACCTGTAAAGCAAAATGGTGAAACTATAGGGGTATTTTATGGATGGAGAGATGGTTTGGCTTTAAGCCAAATTGTAAAGGACATCAAATATGGGGAACATGGATATGCATATATAATTAATAGAGAAGGAATAATTACAGGACATAAAGATACAGAGTTAGTTATTAAAAGATCTAACCCTATTGAAGATGCAAAAGATAACCCTGATCTAGGAGAATTTGCTAAAATTATAGAAGAACGCATGATTAAAGGTGAATCAGGAGTAGATAAATATCTATATGAAGGAAAAGTAAGAATGATGGGATTTGCTCCAATCAAAGATAGTCCTTGGGTTATAGCCGTAGCTGTAGAAAAAGATGAAGTTTTAGCGGGAGTTAATAGATTAAGAGATGGTCTAGGTGTTATAACTATAATTATTATTTTAGTAGGTATAGTTATTACTTATTTTGCAAGTGGTATGATTGCAGATCCTATCAAGATACTATCTCAAATTATAGATCAGTTATCAAAATATAATTTAACAGTTGATAAAGAGTCAAAGGCTTTTACATATTTAAAACGCAAAGATGAGATAGGATTAATTGCAAATTCTTTACTAATAATGCAGACAAATCTTGTTCATATAATTAAGGATATATCAGATAAATCTGAACAAGTGTCATCCTCATCAGAAGAACTAAACGCCACAAGTGAACAATCATCAATAGCTGCACATGAAGTAGCTCGAACAATAGAAGAAATAGCACATGGAGCAAGCGAACAAGCTAAGAATACAGAAGATGGTGCAGTGCATATTAATCAGCTAGGAAAGCTAATAGAAAAAGATCAAAAACATGTAATAAACTTAAATGCTTCGGCTGATGAAGTAAGTACATTGAAGGATGAAGGACTAAAAGCCTTAAATGATTTAGTAGAAAATACAAAGATTAATAATAAAGCAGCTAAAGATGTAAATGACATAATCATAAATACTAATGATAGTGCAGAAAAAATTGAAAAAGCAAGTCAGATGATTAAGAGTATAGCTGACCAAACCAATTTATTAGCACTTAATGCAGCTATAGAGGCAGCAAGAGCGGGAGAATCAGGAAAAGGTTTTGCAGTGGTAGCTGATGAAATAAGAAAATTAGCAGAGCAATCTAATGCCTTTACAGATGAAATAGCAACTGTTATTCAGGATCTTATAAGCAAAACAGTACATGCAGTTAATACTATGAACGAAGTAGGTAAAATTGTAGAGTCACAAGCAAATATTGTAGAGGTGACTAATCAAAAATTTGAAGGAATTGCAACCTCTATTGAAAATATGAAAAAAGTATTAAATCTTATAAATGAATCAGGTAACGAAATGGAAGCTAAAAAAGATCAGATTATCCAAATTATAGATAATCTTTCAGCTATCTCTGATGAAAATGCAGCAGGAACAGAGGAAGTTTCTGCATCTGTTGAAGAACAAACTGCTTCTATGAATCAAATTAGCAATGCTAGTGAAACATTGGCTAAACTAGCAGAAGAGATGCAGTCTAGTGTTTCTAAGTTTAAACTATAG
- a CDS encoding MarR family winged helix-turn-helix transcriptional regulator yields MDYLTMREIGMIARCSNTISDIEFRELKLEKGQYIFVVRVCENPGINQEELSNMTKVDRTTVAKAIKKLVEKNYIEKVSNESDRRSWKLYPTKKAFQAYDFLIEEEQYTTKIALTGFDDKEKSLIFNLLHRMRLNIEDDWKLVKRGEQRSYLKNKKNNK; encoded by the coding sequence TAGGTATGATTGCAAGATGCTCTAATACAATCAGTGATATTGAATTTAGAGAATTAAAGTTAGAAAAAGGACAATACATTTTTGTTGTAAGAGTATGCGAAAATCCAGGTATTAACCAAGAAGAGTTATCAAATATGACCAAAGTTGATAGAACTACCGTCGCTAAAGCAATTAAGAAACTAGTAGAAAAAAATTATATTGAAAAAGTTTCTAACGAAAGTGACCGTAGATCATGGAAATTATATCCTACAAAAAAGGCATTTCAAGCTTATGATTTTCTTATAGAAGAAGAACAATATACAACTAAAATAGCTTTAACAGGTTTTGATGATAAAGAAAAATCATTAATTTTCAACTTGCTACACCGAATGAGGTTAAATATTGAAGATGACTGGAAGCTTGTAAAACGTGGAGAACAGCGAAGTTATTTAAAGAATAAAAAAAATAATAAATAA